From Bos taurus isolate L1 Dominette 01449 registration number 42190680 breed Hereford chromosome 29, ARS-UCD2.0, whole genome shotgun sequence, a single genomic window includes:
- the SLC22A12 gene encoding LOW QUALITY PROTEIN: solute carrier family 22 member 12 (The sequence of the model RefSeq protein was modified relative to this genomic sequence to represent the inferred CDS: inserted 1 base in 1 codon; deleted 1 base in 1 codon; substituted 2 bases at 2 genomic stop codons) — protein MAFSELLDRGGSRGRFQVPQMVALVVPITWLAPQNVLENFSAAAPSHRCWVPLLDNSMAQASVPRALDPQALLAVSIPPGPSRGPHQCRRFRHPQWQLLDPNATATNWSEADTEPCVDSWVCDRSAFTSTIVTKWDLVCDAQALRPMAQSIYLAGNPVGAAVWSQVSDRFGRRRVLTWIHLRVAMAATAAAFTPTFSMYCLFRFLTAFTVVGTTLNTFILLAEWMSAQARVFVVTLNSLGYTFGRVLLAAVAYGVLQQLAVSVPCFLCFVYSWWLAESARWLLIMGRLERGLRELQKVATISGKRAVGDALTIEVLRSAKQEELSVSQTPGSLVALLHTPGLGLWTCVFILCGHLRTPTLKFALGFTFYGLILDLQALGSNIFLLQALIVVPDIPPKVGTLLLLGHLGRRPTQAVILVLAGLCILANVLVPHEMGALCSALAVLGLXGVGVAFTCFAIYTAEVFPTVLRXGPQKRDFRAGRMATQAGAILGPLVRLLRIYGDSLPLLVCGVVPVRSGLAALLVLPETQNLPLPNTIQXVENRVVQKATRFQGHPVLKSTGFWASWEACDGMTSRQKDSNGLPFQRAWGLPLQLSLAWH, from the exons ATGGCTTTTTCTGAACTCCTGGACCGAGGGGGCAGCCGGGGCCGGTTCCAGGTTCCCCAGATGGTGGCCCTGGTGGTCCCCATCACGTGGCTCGCCCCTCAGAATGTCCTGGAGAACTTCTCAGCCGCCGCGCCCAGCCACCGCTGCTGGGTGCCCCTCCTGGACAACAGCATGGCCCAGGCCAGTGTCCCCAGGGCCCTGGACCCCCAGGCCCTCCTGGCTGTCTCCATCCCACCAGGCCCCAGCCGTGGGCCCCACCAGTGTCGCCGCTTCCGCCACCCACAGTGGCAGCTCTTGGACCCCAACGCCACGGCCACCAACTGGAGCGAGGCCGACACGGAGCCGTGTGTGGACAGCTGGGTCTGCGACCGCAGCGCCTTCACCTCCACCATCGTGACCAAG TGGGACCTGGTGTGTGACGCTCAGGCCCTGAGGCCCATGGCGCAGTCCATCTACCTGGCCGGGAACCCGGTGGGAGCGGCTGTGTGGAGCCAAGTCTCTGACAG GTTTGGGCGCCGGCGGGTGCTGACCTGGATCCACCTTCGGGTGGCCATGGCAGCCACGGCGGCTGCCTTCACCCCCACCTTCTCCATGTACTGCCTCTTCCGCTTCCTGACGGCCTTCACCGTGGTGGGCACCACGCTGAACACCTTCATTCTCC TGGCAGAGTGGATGTCAGCACAAGCCCGCGTCTTC GTGGTGACTCTGAACTCCCTGGGCTACACCTTCGGCCGGGTCCTCCTGGCTGCGGTGGCCTATGGCGTGCTGCAGCAGCTGGCTGTCTCCGTTCCCTGCTTCCTCTGCTTTGTGTACTCCTG gTGGCTGGCAGAGTCGGCACGATGGCTCCTTATTATGGGCAGGCTGGAGCGGGGCCTGCGGGAGCTACAGAAGGTGGCCACCATCAGCGGGAAGAGGGCAGTGGGGGACGCGCTGACCATCGAG GTCTTGCGCTCAGCCAAGCAGGAAGAGCTGAGTGTGAGCCAGACTCCTGGCAGCCTGGTCGCTCTGCTCCACACTCCTGGACTGGGCCTCTGGACCTGTGTCTTCATCCTGTGCGG TCACCTGCGCACCCCCACCCTCAAGTTTGCCCTTGGTTTCACCTTCTATGGCCTGATCCTGGACCTGCAGGCCCTAGGCAGCAACATCTTCCTGCTCCAAGCCCTTATTGTGGTCCCGGACATCCCCCCTAAGGTCggcaccctgctgctgctgggccACCTGGGCCGCCGGCCCACACAGGCTGTGATCCTGGTGCTGGCGGGGCTCTGCATCCTGGCCAATGTGCTGGTGCCCCACG AGATGGGGGCCCTATGCTCAGCCCTCGCCGTGCTGGGGC GGGGAGTGGGGGTTGCCTTCACCTGCTTCGCCATCTACACTGCCGAGGTCTTCCCCACTGTGCTCAGGTGAGGCCCACAGAAGCGGGACTTCCGGGCTGGGAGG ATGGCCACCCAAGCAGGAGCCATCCTGGGGCCTCTAGTCCGGCTACTGCGCATCTATGGCGACTCCCTGCCCCTGCTGGTGTGCGGGGTGGTACCCGTGCGGAGCGGCCTGGCTGCGCTGCTGGTGCTGCCCGAAACCCAGAACCTGCCGCTGCCCAACACCATCCAGTGAGTGGA GAACAGAGTGGTACAGAAGGCAACACGCTTCCAGGGACACCCTGTCCTGAAATCCACAGGGTTTtgggcctcctgggaagcctgcgATGGGATGACTTCTCGGCAGAAGGACAGCAATGGCCTTCCTTTCCAGAGGGCCTGGGGGCTGCCCCTCCAGCTGAGCCTGGCCTGGCACTAA